From Nicotiana tabacum cultivar K326 chromosome 22, ASM71507v2, whole genome shotgun sequence, one genomic window encodes:
- the LOC142175781 gene encoding uncharacterized protein LOC142175781 — MDYDLYEMLNMLIDYENQLASEKKKGTVMLVGNSSKKKGKGKNKPKKKPTAPKGGVTKLKGIIGKADQSDAECFHCKKIGHSKRNCQEYLVTLNDKKQGVSNK; from the exons ATGGATTATGATCTTTATGAGATGCTTAATATGCTAATTGATTATGAGAATCAACTTGCAtctgagaagaagaaaggaacTGTCATGTTGGTTGGAAACTCTTCTAAGAAGAAGGGTAAGGGTAAAAATAAACCCAAGAAGAAGCCTACTGCGCCTAAGGGTGGTGTGACCAAACTCAAAGGCATAATAGGCAAAGCTGACCAATCTGATGCTGAATGTTTCCATTGTAAGAAGATAGGACATTCGAAGAGAAATTGTCAAGAGTATCTTGTAACTCTAAATGACAAGAAACAAG GGGTTTCAAATAAGTAG